The nucleotide window CATCGCAGTAGCCCTGATAGCGCAGGCGCGCACGGTCGGATTGCAGCATAGGGCCGGCGACCATCGCGATCTGCCGGTGCCCCAATGTCAGCAGCTGCTGCGTGGCTTCACGCATCGCCGCACGGTTATCCACGCAGACGGCAGGCCAGGATGCCTGCTGCGGCACATTATGCGCCAGCACGAAGGGCAGCGCGGCCTCCTCCAGCGTCGGCAGCACTGCGCTGTTATCCGCATCCGCCACGGTCAGCACCAGGCCAGCCACGCGCTGACGCAGCATGTGCTCAACGATGGCCGCTTCGCGCTCCGGCTGGTAATCGCTGGTGGCCACCAGCAGGCCATAGCCGGCATCGCGTGCCCGGCGCTCCATAGCCTGCAGCTGAAGAGAGAAAACCGGGTTGAGCAGCGAAGGCAACAGCACACCAAACGTGGTGGAGTGTTGGGTACGTAACTGACGGGCAATGTGATTAGGGCGAAAGCCGAGCTGTGCCGAAGCCGCCAGGACTTTTTCCAGCGTATCCGGACGTAGCAGTTGCGGATCGGAGAAAGCCCGGGCGGCGGTAGCGCGTGAAACGCCCGCCAGCTTTGCTACCGTCAGTAAATCAGACATTTTCGCCTCGTTAAGTACCAGTGAGATCGATCTCATTGGCGCTTAAACTAGCGGCGAACTGTGACAACCACATCGCGAAAACATGACGGGGAAGTGACAGCAGCAGAGGCTGCTGTCAGCGGAATTACAGCATCAGGAAGGCGTACCCTTCATTCTGCAGCGAGGCCACGGTGGTGCCGCTGGAAATGGTGTGGGTGACGCGGGTGTCAATCCAGTCACGCTCCAGCTGGTGAAACGCCACCGACTGATCGCAGATGGTGACTTTAACGCCGGCTTTTTTCAACTCGTCGATCAGCTTCAGATTCGGGTTATCGCTGCCGTACGCCTTGCGGAACTGGTCATTGTTCAACGCCGCCGGTACCGCATCACTGTTAATGGACACCACGAAATTAAGCTGATTGAGCGGCACGCCCGCCGCGTAGTAAAGGTTGGTCACGCGCGCCACGCGCTCCAGCCCGAGGTTAGGCTGATGAATATCGCCTTCGCTACGGTTGATCTGGAAGACGATCTTATTGCTCAACCCAGGCGTATTCGCCGGGTTATAGTCCGGCGTATTGACGAAATGGATCTTGCCGTAGCCCGCGATTGCCGGGGTGCTCCAGAAATCTGCCGGTTCGGTTTTCTTCTCTGCAAATTTATCGCTGATTTTATCTGCCAGTTCCGGCAGCTGCAGCACGTTACCCCCTACGAAGCCCGCCAGTGCAGCGATAACGATATAGGATGCTGGACGCATTTCTCTTCTCCTTAGCCAAAAACTCGATTACATCTGTAAAAGGGCGTAGCCCTGATTTTCCAGCGTCGACACGGTGGTCGGGCTGGATAACGCGTGGATAACGGACCGATCAATCCAGCCGTTGGGATAGTGATGGAACGCCACCGACTGATCGCAGACCGAGACTTTCACGCCCAGCTTGTTCAGCGCGCCGATCAGCGGCAGGTTGGGATTATCCACCCCATAGAACTGTTTGAAATGGGCATTATCCAGCGTGGCGGGCGTGGCATCACCGGTCATGGAAACCACAAAGTGCAGCTGGTCAGCCGGTACGCCGGAAGCGATATACAGATTCACCACGCGTGCAACGCGCTCCAGGCCAAGATTCGGGCGCTTAATATCCCCTTCATTCCTGGTCAGCTGGAAAACCACCTTATTGCTTAATCCCGCAGCCGGTTTAAAGGCGACGTTTTCTTCATAATGAATCTTGCCGTATCCCTCGACCGCAGGCGTGGTCCAGAACCCTTCCGGGTCGGCGGGTTCCGATGAAAAATGGCTGACCACGCGCTGATAAATATCATCACTTTTCATGACGGCGGCACCCACCACCCCACCCACGATGGCGATCAGGGTGTACGAAACAACAGAACGCATAACAATTCTCCGGCGAATACTGCGCGTTAATTCACAGTCCGTTTGAATAAAGTGCACTATCTATACCACAGCCCGGCGCTGGCAAAACGCGCCGGCTGGCGCGCGCGCAGGCCTTTCCGCTGGAAAAACGCGGCGGCGTCCAGCGTATCGAAAAACAAATTTAATGAAGCGCTGGCAGGCAGTGAATTAATCGCTGGTCGCAAAAAAACGGGCGCTGGCAACCACAGGAAGCACGAAATAAACGGCGTGATAATCAGCTGGTCAGGTTGTGATTGCCGGCGTGTCTCCTGATAGCTCACTCTTTCCGGCAAAAATAGCGACCAGCGGTTTTTATAATGCCGTTCGCCGGCAGGTCATTGACGATTGAGAATGCTTATGCTGACGTCCGCTTTTCAGGTGGATCGGGTGGCCTTTTTTCAGAGTAAACCTGGAAAAATTCATGCCAGGTTCAATTATTTTGAGCAACTTTACGAATCTTTAATTTCAGAGCCGGCTAAAGCAGCGTCCCTGCGCGTTTGGCCGTTCAGTTTTTTGCGGCAACTTCTGTCCCTTTCCGGCAAATTAATCGAATGAGTGCCCTTTCACGCCGCAGGCAACAACGGTTTGCATGCGCGCCGCGGCTGGTTAAGATAGAGCCGCGCTGCGAAAGCCACAGCGTGGCAGAACATTTGCACTGCTTGTCTGTCCAACGACAGGTCACCTTTACAGGATCAAGGCATGTTTAACCGGTTGAAAAAAACAGTGCTGGCGGCCGTTCTTCCTGCGCTGCTGTTCACGCCTGCACTCAGCGCGCACGCCGATCTGAGCGATAATCTGCCCGATATGGGCACCACGGCAGGCTCGACGCTGTCGATTAATCAGGAGCTGCAGATTGGTGATTTCTATGTGCGCCAGCTGCGCGCCAGCGCGCCGCTCATCAACGATCCGCTGATGAATCAGTACATTAATGCGCTGGGGCAGCGTCTGGTTGCGCATGCCAACTCGGTGCGTACGCCGTTCCACTTCTTCCTTATCCAGAATGACGAACTCAACGCCTTTGCCTTTTTTGGTGGCAACGTGGTGCTGCATGCTTCGCTGTTCCGCTATACCGATAATGAAAGCCAGCTGGCTTCGGTGATGGCACACGAAATTTCACACGTGACGCAGCGCCATCTGGCGCGCGCCATGGAAGAACAGAAGCGCAGCGCCCCGCTTACCTGGGTGGGCGCGCTGGGTTCCATTCTGCTGGCGCTGGCCAGCCCGCAGGCGGGCATGGCGGCGCTGACCGGCACGCTGGCCGGCACGCAGCAGGGTATCATCAGCTTTACTCAGGGGAATGAGCAGGAAGCGGACCGCATTGGCATTCAGGTGCTGCAGCGCGCCGGGTTTGATCCGCAGGCGATGCCGGCCTTCCTGCAAAAGCTGGCGGACCAGAGCCGCTTCTCCTCAAAGCCGCCGGAGATTCTGCTGACGCACCCGCTGCCGGACAGCCGTCTGGCCGACGCGCGCAACCGCGCCAATCAGATGCGACCGGTGGTGGTGCAGTCGTCGCAGGACTTTTACATGGCAAAAGTGCGCGTGCTGGGCATGTACGCCACCGGTCGCAATCAGCTGACGGATGACCTGCTGAATGAGTATGCCAAAGGCAACACGCGCGAACAGCAGGCGGCGCAGTACGGCAAAGCGGTGCAGTTTCTGCAGGCCAAAGATTTCGCCAGCGCAAAACGGATTATCACGCCACTGCTGGCAAAGCAGCCAGAGAATCCGTGGTTTCTTGATATCATGACCGATATCGATATTGGCCTGAATCAGCCTCAGCAGGCGATTGCTTTACTCAGCGCGGCGAAAGGCAGCAGCAGCGATCCGGTCCTGCAGCTCAACCTGGCCAACGCCTACGTCGAGGCGAAACAGCCAGCCAGCGCCAGCCGGATCCTTAACCGCTACACCTTTGCACACCCGGATGATGTCAACGCGTGGGATTTGCTGGCGCAGGCTTCTGCGGCGCAGGGGCTGCGCGATGAGGAGCTTTCGGCACGCGCTGAAAGCCTGGCGCTGAACGGACAGCTGGATCAGGCCATTACCACACTCAGCAGCGCCAGCGCCCAGGTGCCGCTTGGTAGCCTGAAACAGGCACGCTACGACGCGCGCATCGACCAGTTCCGCGAGCTGCAGCGTCGCTTTAAGCAGTATCAGAAAGGCTGATGGCCTGCCTTCACCCCTAACCAAACACAATGGACAACGCGTATGGTCTGCATTTATCACAATCCACGCTGCAGCAAGAGCCGCGAAACGCTGGCGCTGCTACAGCAGCAGGGGATCACACCCGAGGTGATACGCTATCTGGAAACACCGCCGGATGTGCCGACGCTGAAGCGTCTGTTACAGCTGCTGGGCATGCAGAGTGCGCGAGAGCTGATGCGGCAGAAAGAGGAGCCCTATCAGCAGCTGGCGCTGAACCGCACCGATCTGACAGAAGAGCAGCTGCTGCAGGCGCTGGCGGATTATCCGCAGTTGATCGAGCGGCCGATCGTGGTCAGCGGTGAGCGCGCGCGCATTGGCCGCCCGCCGGAAGCGGTGCTGGCGATCCTTTAAAGGCCCAGCGCCTCTTTTACAAAGGGAATGGTGAGTTTGCGCTGCGCGCTGATGGAGGCGCGATCGAGCCGATCCAGCGTGTCAAACAGCGTACGCATTTCACGGTCGAGGCGTTTCAGCAGAAAGCGCCCGACATCCTCCGGCAGCTCAAAACCGCGCAGGCCGGCGCGCAGCTGCATCGCCTGCAGCTTGTCCTCATCAGAGAGTGGCTGTAAGCGATAGATCTGCCCCCAGTCAAGGCGCGAAGCCAGATCCGGCAGCCCCAGGTTAAGCTGGCGCGGCGGACGATCGCCGGTGATCAGCAAACGGGTTTTGCCGATTTCCAGAATGCGGTTGTAGAGATCGAAAATCGCCATTTCCCATTCGGCGTCACCGGCAATGCATTCAATATTGTCGATGCAGACCAGCGCCAGATGCTCCATGCCTTCCAGCACGTCCGGCACAAACCACGTGCGCTTATCCAGCGGAACGTAGCCGACAGCCTCACCGCGCGCCGACATTTCGGCGCAGGCAGCATGCAGCAGATGGCTGCGCCCGCCGCCCTCACGCGACCAGAAATAGAGATAGCTGCCGTGTTGCTGCGCCAGAGCGCCCTGCAGGGCCGCCAGCAGAGACGGATTTTCCCCCGGCCAGAAACTGGCGAAGGTTTCATCATCGGGTAGATAGAGTGGCAGTGAAAGCTGTGCCGGCGTGTTCAGAAGTACCTCAGCAGATGAGCGGGCAGAAAACCGGGGCAGTTTACCACGATCCTCTGCCGAGATGAACCGGGCTTCCCTGCCCGCTTCACGCGGTTAACCCTGCGTCCGATCTTCGGCGTCCAGCACCACCTCTTCCGGACGTAACAGGTTGATCACGCGGAAAATCAGCGCCAGCGCGACACCGACAATGGTCGCCAGCGCCATGCCTTTAAGCTCAGCGGCGCCGATGTGCACTTTCGCGCCGCTGACGCCGATGATCAGGATCACCGAGGTGAGGATCAGATTCTGCGCTTTGTTGTAATCAACTTTGGATTCAATCAGCACGCGAATACCGGATGCGCCGATCACCCCATACAGCAGCAGCGATACGCCGCCCATCACCGGTACCGGGATCGCCTGAATCGCTGCCGCCAGTTTGCCCACGCAGGAGAGCAGAATGGCAAAGATGGCCGCTCCGCCGATCACCCAGGTGCTGTAGACGCGGGTGATCGCCATGACGCCGATATTTTCGCCGTAGGTGGTATTGGGCGTGGAGCCAAAGAAACCGGAGATCATCGTCGAGAGGCCATTGGCAAACATCGAACGGTGCAGGCCGGGATCGCGAATCAGATCTTTCTTCACGATATTCGCGGTGACCACCAGGTGCCCGACGTGTTCGGCAATCACCACCAGCGCGGCAGGCAGAATGGTCAGCATTGCCGCCCACTCAAAGCGCGGCGTGTAGAACGTCGGCAGCGCGAACCACGGCGCGTCTGCCACCGGCTGCCAGTTCACTATCCCCAGCGCCGAGGAGAGCGCATAGCCCACCAGCACGCCAATCAGAATCGGGATAATGGCGAGAAAACCGCGAAACAGCACAGAACCCATTACCGTGACCGCCAGCGTCACCAGCGAAATCAGAATGGTTTTGCTGTCCGGTGTACTGCCTTCCGCCGGCAGCAGGCCAGCCATGTTGGCCGCCACGCCCGCCAGCTCCAGTCCGATCACCGCCACAATGGCGCCCATCGCCGCTGGCGGGAACATCACGTCAAGCCAGCCGGTGCCCGCCTTTTTCACAATCAGCGCCACGATGCAGAACAGCACGCCACACAGAATAAAGCCGCCCAGCGCCATCTCATATCCCAGCGGCAGCAGCAACAGCACCGGTGAAATAAAGGCAAAGCTTGATCCGAGGTACGCCGGGATTTTGCCTTTACAGATGAACAGATACAGCAAAGTGCCAACGCCGTTGAACAGCAGCACGGTCGCCGGATTAATATGGAACAGAATCGGCACCAGCACCGTAGCGCCAAACATGGCGAACAGATGCTGCAGGCTGAGTGGTATGGTTTGCAGGAGTGGCGGTCGCTCGGCGACGCCAATGGCTCTTCGTGTCATCATTTATCCCCTTCCCTTCGTGCTTCGGGTTAGCGCGGCGCTGACCCAAATGCCCCGGGACGATTGGTTGGTTTTTTGCCAAAAAAAAGCCGACTCTCTGGCCGGCTGTTCAAACAGTATTTTTCACATAGCGCCGAGGCTGCCTTTACGGGCAGGCCGGGCGTAACGGGCGCAGGCAGTGTGCTCACGGCCAGGGCGAAACCGGAACGTACGGCGGTACGTAAGGGTTTCGGGCACCGCCCGCGAACAAAGTGACAAGCCACAGAGCCCGGCGCGGTCATTACTTGGTACCGAAGATCTTATCGCCCGCGTCGCCGAGTCCGGGAATGATGTATCCCTTTTCGTTCAGACCCTGGTCGATAGAGGCGGTGTACAGCTCAACATCCGGGTGCGCTTTCTCCAGCGCCGCGATGCCTTCCGGCGCCGCCACCAGCACCAGCACTTTAATGCTGCTGCAGCCGGCTTTTTTCAGCAAATCAATGGTGGCTATCATCGAGCCGCCCGTCGCCAGCATCGGATCCACCACCAGTGCCATACGCTCTTCAATGTTGGAAACCAGCTTCTGGAAATAGGGCACCGGCTCCAGCGTTTCTTCATCACGGTAGACGCCCACCACGCTGATACGCGCGCTGGGTACGTGCTCCAGCACGCCTTCCATCATGCCCAGGCCGGCACGCAGAATCGGTACCACGGTGATTTTTTTACCTTTGATTTGATCAACGTCAACCGGGCCATTCCAGCCTTCGATGGTCACGCGCTCGGTTTCCAGATCGGCCGTGGCTTCATACGTCAGCAGGCTGCCGACTTCCGAAGCCAGCTCGCGGAAGCGTTTGGTGCTGATATCATGCTCACGCATCAGGCCCAGTTTATGTTTGACGAGCGGGTGTCTGACTTCCACGATCTTCATTGATTATTCTCCCGGAATTGAGTTGAGCTAAAAAAAATCGCGGGATTATACCGCCTTTTCGTTGCTGCGCCACCGCTGTTTGGTCAAAGGCCGGGCGCAAAACCGCCTGTGGATAAGGATTGGCGAAAAATCACCGCTGTGCAAAGCCAGCATGAGATGGTGCTCGCAAACGTTTGCCTGCGCTGGTAGAATTGCGGCGCTTAATTTTTGCCACCAATCGCAATCGCGTGGGGATTCCGCAGTGACCGACAAAACCTCTCTCAGCTACAAAGACGCCGGTGTTGATATTGATGCTGGTAACGATCTGGTTGACCGTATTAAAGGCGTAGTAAAGAAAACCCGCCGCCCGGAAGTGATGGGTGGACTGGGTGGCTTTGGCGCGCTGTGTGCGCTGCCGCAGAAATATCGCGAGCCTGTGCTGGTCTCCGGAACCGATGGCGTCGGCACCAAGCTGCGTCTGGCGATGGATCTGAAGCGTCACGACAGCATTGGTATCGATCTGGTCGCGATGTGCGTGAACGATTTGGTGGTACAGGGCGCTGAACCGCTGTTTTTCCTTGATTATTACGCCACCGGCAAGCTGGATGTAGACACCGCTTCTGCCGTGATCACCGGCATCGCTGAAGGCTGCCTGCAGTCTGGCTGTGCGCTGGTGGGCGGTGAGACCGCCGAGATGCCTGGCATGTACCACGGTGACGATTACGACGTCGCCGGTTTCTGTGTGGGCGTGGTTGAGAAATCTGAAATCATTGACGGCAGCAAAGTGCAGGATGGCGATGTGCTGATCGCCCTCGGTTCAAGCGGCCCGCACTCCAACGGCTACTCGCTGGTGCGGAAAATCCTTGAAGTCAGCCAGACCGATCCGCAAACCAAACAGCTGGAAGGCAAACCGCTGGCGGACCACCTGCTGGCGCCGACGCGCATCTACGTTAAAAACATCCTCAGCCTGATCGAACAGGTGGATGTGCACGCCATTGCTCACCTCACCGGTGGCGGTTTCTGGGAAAACATTCCGCGCGTTCTGCCGGACAACACCCAGGCGGTGCTGGATGAGAAAAGCTGGCAGTGGCCAGCCGTCTTCAGCTGGCTGCAGCAGGCGGGTAACGTCAGCCGTCATGAAATGTACCGCACCTTTAACTGCGGCGTGGGCATGGTAATTGCGCTGAGCCCGGCAGAAGCCGATAAAGCCATCCAGCTGATGCGCGATGCCGGCGAACAGGCGTGGAAGATTGGCGTGATCAACGCCTCTGATGCCGAAGAGCGTGTGGTTATCAACCCATGAAAAAGCTGGTTGTCCTGATCTCCGGCAACGGCAGTAATCTTCAGTCCATCCTCGACGCCTGCGCAAGCGGGCGTATCAACGGTTGCGTGGCGGCCGTATTCAGCAACAAAGCGACAGCCTATGGCCTGACGCGCGCGCAGCAGGCCAATGTGCCCGCCCACGCGCTGGCTGCCAGTGACTTTCCCGACCGCGAAGCCTTTGATCGCCAGCTGATGCAGGCGATTGACGCGTACGCGCCAGATCTGGTGGTGCTGGCTGGCTATATGCGTATTCTCAGCAGCGCGTTTGTGGCGCACTATCACGATCGCCTGCTGAATATCCATCCGTCGCTGCTGCCGAAATATCCCGGCCTGCATACCCATCGTCAGGCGCTGGAAAACGGCGATGCGGAACACGGCACCTCAGTGCATTTTGTCACGGACGAGCTGGACGGCGGGCCGGTGATTCTGCAGGCGCGCGTGCCGATCTTTGCCGGCGACAGCGAAGGCGAGGTCACCGCGCGCGTGCAGCATCAGGAGCACCGCCTCTATCCGCTGGTGATCGGCTGGTTTGTTGACGGTCGTCTGGCCATGCGTGAAGGTAAAGCCTGGCTGGATGGGCAGCCGTTGCCGCCGCAGGGTTACGCGCACGACGCGTAAGCGGCATTATTGTTTCCCAGGGCCGCCCACACCGGCGGCCCTGCTCTGCTTGCTGACCGCCTCAGCCAAACCTGCCGGTGATGTAATCTTCTGTTTTGCGCGCCTTCGGCGAGGTAAAGATGCGATCGGTCTCGTCAAACTCCACCAGCTGGCCGTGATGCATGAACGCGGTGTAATCCGAGACGCGCGCAGCCTGCTGCATATTGTGCGTCACCAGCACCAGGGTGAAATGCTGCTTCAGGGTGGTCATCAGCTCTTCAATTACCAGCGTGGAGATCGGATCCAGCGCCGAGGTGGGTTCATCCAGTAACAGTACCTCCGGCTCAATGGCGATGGCGCGGGCAATGACCAGCCGCTGCTGCTGACCGCTGGAGAGCGTCAGGGCGTTATGCGCCAGCTGATCCTTCACTTCGCCCCACAGCGCCGCCGCCCGCAGCGCGCGCTCACAGGCTTCATTCAGCACCCGGCGATCGCGCACCCCCTGCAGCCGCAGCCCGTAAACCACGTTTTCATAAATCGATTTCGGAAACGGATTGGGGCGCTGAAACACCATGCCGATACGACGACGCAGCGCCGGCAGATCCTGGTTCGCCTGCATAACAGCATGCTGGTCGAGCAGGATCTCCCCTTCAATCCGGCAGCGATCAATCACATCGTTCATGCGGTTAAAGCAGCGCAGCAGCGTGGATTTGCCGCAGCCGGAAGGGCCAATCAGCGCGGTGATGCGGTTTTTGGGGATCTGCAGATCAATATTATTCAGCGCCTGGCGCTCGCCGTACCACAGCGACAGCTGCCGGACTGTTAACGCGATGTCGTAATCGGGCGTCATGTTAAAACCTTCATTAATGCGTCATCAGCCGGTAGCGCTCGCGCAGCCGGTGGCGCAGCGCCATCGCCAGCAGATTCAGCGATAGAATAATCACCACCAGCAGCAGTGCCGTTGCATAGACCAGCGGGCGGTCGGCGTCGATGTTCGGACTCTGGAATGCCAGATCGTAGATCTGAAAACCAAGGTGCATAAATTTGCGATCGAGATGCAGATAGGGGAATACCGCATCCACCGGCAGTTCGGGCACCATCTTGACCACGCCCACCAGCATTAGCGGCGCGGTCTCACCCGCTGCGCGCGCGACCGCCAGAATCAGCCCGGTGAGCATTGCCGGCACGGCCAGCGGCAGCACCACGCGCCACAGGGTTTCTGCCTGGGTTGCCCCCAGCGCCAGCGAGCCCTGGCGCAGGTTATCCGGGATGCGTGACAGCCCCTCTTCGGTGGCCACAATCACCACCGGCAGCGTCAGCAGCGCCAGCGTCAGCGCCGCCCACAGCAGGCCCGGTGTGCCAAAGGTCGGGTTGGGCAGCGCGGTGGAAAAGAACAGCTGATCGAGGGTGCCGCCAATCAGCCAGACAAAAAAGCCCAGCCCGAATACGCCATACACAATGGAGGGCACCCCGGCCAGATTGACCACGGCAATTCGCACCAGCCGGGTCAGTGCATTGCGACCGGCATACTCATGCAGCCACACCGCGGCCACCACGCCAAGCGGCATCACGATAACCGACATCAGCAGTACCATCAGCACGGTGCCAAAAATGGCCGGAAACGCCCCGCTCTCGCTGCCGCCGGTGGCGGGTGAATCGCTGACAAACTGCCAGATCTGACTGAAAAAGTGCTGCACCTTCTGCAGCGGATTCAGCGCATTCGGATACCAGGCCGCCACAATCTCTGCCAGCGGAATGACGTGATCGCCGCCCTGCACATCGCGCAGCACCAGCGTATCGCGCTGGATTTCCTGCTGCAGCCGCTGCAGCCGCTGTGCCTGCCCGGCAAAGCGTTTATGCAGCGCGGCGCTGTTGGCGTCCAGCTCGGATTGATCCTGCAGGCTGAAGGTGCCGTTTCGCCGCTGCTCATCGGCCTGCTGCTGCAGGTTCTCCAGCTGCGCATTCAGACGCGCCATCTCAATACGGCGCAGGGTATTAGCCTGACGCAGCTGTTCATGCACCTGGTTCAGTCGCTGCTGCAGCAGCGCGTCACGATCCTGCGCCGTCAGCACTTCGTTATCTTCGCGCAGCGCGACCAGCCAGCCATAGGCGTTGCCACCGTTGCGGCGCTGCAGCACCAGCACGTCCGCCGGACGCCGGGTTGTTGCCGCCCCCTGGCTGTACAGCACGCGGAAATCAGGCGCGGCGAAATCGCGGTTGCCGGTTTTTACCACGTAGCGCCAGCGTTCGCCCTGCTGCTGTTTTTGCAGCGTTTCCCCCAGCACGCTGACCGGCTGCCCGTCCGGCGGCTGAAACTGATAGAGATCCACCGGCTGCGGCCAGAAGGCGCGTACGCCCTGCCAGCCCAGCAGGCCAATCAGCAGCGTAAAGGCCAGCAGACAGACGGCGACCGCACCGGCGGTCAGCCAGCGCCAGCGATCGTTTTGCCGCATCGCTTTCATCCCTGCCCCTCATGCTGACTGTAACGCTGGCGCAGGCGCTGGCGGATCAGCTCTGCCACGGTATTGATCACCAGCGTGAACAGCAGCAGCAGCAAGGCGCTGAGAAACAGAATGCGGTAATGTGCGCTGCCGGCCGCCGCCTCCGGCATTTCAATGGCGATATTGGCGGAGAGCGCACGCAGTCCGGTGAACAGTCCGCCTTCGCTGACCGGCGTATTGCCGGTGGCCATCAGCACAATCATGGTCTCTCCCACCGCACGGCCAAAGCCGATCATCAGCGCGGCAAAAATCCCGGCAGATGCCCCCGGCAGCACCACGCGCGTCAGGGTCTGCCACGGCGTTGCGCCCAGCGCCAGTGATCCCTGGCCCAGCGCGCCCGGTACGCTGAACAGCGCGTCTTCGGATAAGGTAAAGATCAGCGGCACCAGCGCAAAGCCCATCGCCAGCGCCGCCACCAGCAGGTTACGCTGCTCGTAATGCAGCAGCTGACTGCTCAGGTGCGGCCACAGCTGAGTAGAGAGCCACAGCGTCAGCAGCGTGACAACCAGCAGTACTGGCAGCAGCAGCAGCACTTCAAAGCCGGGACGCCGCCAGCGCGCCGGCAGGCGCGGACTGAGCACGCCGCACAGCAGCAGCGTGGCCGCCAGCACCAGCGGCAACAGCAGCACGCCGATCAGCGCGCTGCGGATATGCGGCGCCAGCCAGACGCCGGCAATCAGTCCAATGACCACGCTGGGCAGCGCGCCCATCATTTCAATGCCGGGTTTCACCCAGCGGCGCAGCCCCGGCGACATAAACCAGGCGGTATACATCGCGGCCGCCAGCGCCAGCGGCGTGGCAAACAGCAGCGCCAGCGCCGCCGCTTTCAGCGTGCCGAGCACCATCGGTATCAGACTGAACTTGGCCTGGTAGCTGTCACCCGCCGCGGTGGATTGCCACACCCAGTCCGCCTGCGGATAGTTTTCGTACCAGATTTTCTGCCACAGATTACGCCAGGTGACATCGGGCCACGGGTTTTCCAGCGCAAACTGCTGCCACTGCCCGGCACGCTCGACAATCAGACCGTCGCCGCGCGGCGTGAACGCCAGTGCGCGGATGCCCGGTGCCAGCTGGCGGGTCAGAATCGGCCCGTCCTGCTTGCTGGCAAACAGGCTGAGGGTGCCCTGCGCGGTAAAGGTGGCAAACACGCGACGCTGCGCCTCCGGCACCACGCCCTGCGCGTCACGGCTCCGGGCAAAGGTGTGAATTGCCTGCAGGCGCGGGCCATTGGCCGAGGTGATGGCAAACCACTGCTGTACGCCGCGCGCGTCCTGTATCAGCAGCGTGCGCCCGCCTGCCAGCAGATGCAGACTCTGCGGGGGCTGCGCCAGCGTCTGCGTTTCGCGCAGCTGTGCGCCCGCGTCACTGATCTGCCACACGCGCAGCAGGCGTCCGGCGCTGGCGTAAAGCAGCGTGCCGTCCGGCGACAGCAGCAAATGATCGGCCTGCTGACCACTTAGCAGAATCTGACTCACGCTGGTGCGATCGGCAAAGGTCAG belongs to Candidatus Pantoea soli and includes:
- a CDS encoding substrate-binding domain-containing protein encodes the protein MSDLLTVAKLAGVSRATAARAFSDPQLLRPDTLEKVLAASAQLGFRPNHIARQLRTQHSTTFGVLLPSLLNPVFSLQLQAMERRARDAGYGLLVATSDYQPEREAAIVEHMLRQRVAGLVLTVADADNSAVLPTLEEAALPFVLAHNVPQQASWPAVCVDNRAAMREATQQLLTLGHRQIAMVAGPMLQSDRARLRYQGYCDALQQAATPPLPVIEMASHTAACFDRLAPLLQGATPLTAVICTNDLLAISLMGDAARAGVAVPQQLSIMGFDGIDIGTRLAPSLASVAQPAGELGHHAIEMLLHPVSRGLRVLPHQLRNGASIAAPAFIATPGNPHETA
- a CDS encoding DsrE family protein, whose protein sequence is MRPASYIVIAALAGFVGGNVLQLPELADKISDKFAEKKTEPADFWSTPAIAGYGKIHFVNTPDYNPANTPGLSNKIVFQINRSEGDIHQPNLGLERVARVTNLYYAAGVPLNQLNFVVSINSDAVPAALNNDQFRKAYGSDNPNLKLIDELKKAGVKVTICDQSVAFHQLERDWIDTRVTHTISSGTTVASLQNEGYAFLML
- a CDS encoding DsrE family protein; the protein is MRSVVSYTLIAIVGGVVGAAVMKSDDIYQRVVSHFSSEPADPEGFWTTPAVEGYGKIHYEENVAFKPAAGLSNKVVFQLTRNEGDIKRPNLGLERVARVVNLYIASGVPADQLHFVVSMTGDATPATLDNAHFKQFYGVDNPNLPLIGALNKLGVKVSVCDQSVAFHHYPNGWIDRSVIHALSSPTTVSTLENQGYALLQM
- a CDS encoding beta-barrel assembly-enhancing protease, which gives rise to MFNRLKKTVLAAVLPALLFTPALSAHADLSDNLPDMGTTAGSTLSINQELQIGDFYVRQLRASAPLINDPLMNQYINALGQRLVAHANSVRTPFHFFLIQNDELNAFAFFGGNVVLHASLFRYTDNESQLASVMAHEISHVTQRHLARAMEEQKRSAPLTWVGALGSILLALASPQAGMAALTGTLAGTQQGIISFTQGNEQEADRIGIQVLQRAGFDPQAMPAFLQKLADQSRFSSKPPEILLTHPLPDSRLADARNRANQMRPVVVQSSQDFYMAKVRVLGMYATGRNQLTDDLLNEYAKGNTREQQAAQYGKAVQFLQAKDFASAKRIITPLLAKQPENPWFLDIMTDIDIGLNQPQQAIALLSAAKGSSSDPVLQLNLANAYVEAKQPASASRILNRYTFAHPDDVNAWDLLAQASAAQGLRDEELSARAESLALNGQLDQAITTLSSASAQVPLGSLKQARYDARIDQFRELQRRFKQYQKG
- the arsC gene encoding arsenate reductase (glutaredoxin) (This arsenate reductase requires both glutathione and glutaredoxin to convert arsenate to arsenite, after which the efflux transporter formed by ArsA and ArsB can extrude the arsenite from the cell, providing resistance.), yielding MVCIYHNPRCSKSRETLALLQQQGITPEVIRYLETPPDVPTLKRLLQLLGMQSARELMRQKEEPYQQLALNRTDLTEEQLLQALADYPQLIERPIVVSGERARIGRPPEAVLAIL
- the hda gene encoding DnaA inactivator Hda; its protein translation is MNTPAQLSLPLYLPDDETFASFWPGENPSLLAALQGALAQQHGSYLYFWSREGGGRSHLLHAACAEMSARGEAVGYVPLDKRTWFVPDVLEGMEHLALVCIDNIECIAGDAEWEMAIFDLYNRILEIGKTRLLITGDRPPRQLNLGLPDLASRLDWGQIYRLQPLSDEDKLQAMQLRAGLRGFELPEDVGRFLLKRLDREMRTLFDTLDRLDRASISAQRKLTIPFVKEALGL
- the uraA gene encoding uracil permease; this encodes MTRRAIGVAERPPLLQTIPLSLQHLFAMFGATVLVPILFHINPATVLLFNGVGTLLYLFICKGKIPAYLGSSFAFISPVLLLLPLGYEMALGGFILCGVLFCIVALIVKKAGTGWLDVMFPPAAMGAIVAVIGLELAGVAANMAGLLPAEGSTPDSKTILISLVTLAVTVMGSVLFRGFLAIIPILIGVLVGYALSSALGIVNWQPVADAPWFALPTFYTPRFEWAAMLTILPAALVVIAEHVGHLVVTANIVKKDLIRDPGLHRSMFANGLSTMISGFFGSTPNTTYGENIGVMAITRVYSTWVIGGAAIFAILLSCVGKLAAAIQAIPVPVMGGVSLLLYGVIGASGIRVLIESKVDYNKAQNLILTSVILIIGVSGAKVHIGAAELKGMALATIVGVALALIFRVINLLRPEEVVLDAEDRTQG